From a region of the Drosophila virilis strain 15010-1051.87 chromosome 3, Dvir_AGI_RSII-ME, whole genome shotgun sequence genome:
- the mRpS26 gene encoding small ribosomal subunit protein mS26, translated as MLRAGCQLFNPSTVAAAKTGSNNFALEFVRWRRKPRWLPVAKSKVFRVPERKKQSEEERTELMRLHNNYKTQLRSVRQYLREEVVRQQETSTADHIVFTPEQEEAEFQRCLEVNAAWNAQIAKEREVRLAKEREEKVAYIQERIEAGKLRAEEQRERADQRIRHEIEQSKTFITRDNLDAAIETALANPVDHNYALDLEGNMLRGRTTQSLTS; from the exons ATGCTGCGTGCAGGCTGTCAATTGTTCAATCCGTCCACCGTGGCGGCAGCCAAAACGGGCAGCAACAATTTCGCCTTGGAATTCGTGCGCTGGCGGCGAAAGCCGCGTTGGCTGCCGGTGGCCAAGAGCAAAGTTTTCCGCGTGCCCGAGCGAAAGAAGCAGTCAGAAGAGGAGCGCACGGAGCTAATGCGGCTGCACAATAACTACAA AACCCAATTGCGCTCTGTGCGGCAATACTTGCGGGAGGAGGTGGTGCGGCAGCAGGAAACGTCGACGGCAGATCACATAGTATTCACGCCCGAACAAGAGGAAGCAGAGTTCCAGCGATGCCTCGAAGTGAATGCCGCATGGAATGCCCAGATTGCTAAAGAGCGTGAAGTCCGCTTGGCCAAGGAACGGGAAGAGAAGGTTGCGTACATCCAGGAACGCATTGAAGCGGGTAAACTACGTGCTGAGGAGCAACGCGAGCGTGCCGATCAGCGCATTCGCCATGAAATCGAGCAATCCAAGACGTTCATCACACGTGATAATCTGGATGCGGCTATTGAAACAGCACTGGCCAATCCCGTGGATCACAACTATGCCCTCGATCTGGAGGGCAACATGCTTAGGGGGCGTACTACGCAATCGCTAACTAGCTAA
- the Wdr92 gene encoding dynein axonemal assembly factor 10 gives MDKPQLIEHLHESVNYTVYDTKWIPLSAKFVVLGCKPNSHGIMDIYELNEQKLEKVKTVEKKAAFKCGTFGASSLRNRHMAIGDFEGRLQVLDLEHPELAVYNVKAHTGIINCIDAIGGTQLECGAPEIVTGSRDGAIKVWDIRQGQAPVVDISPPSQMGDGINRSNLRRDCWAVAFGNTYNEEERIIAAGYDNGDLKLFDLRAMAVRWEATIKNGICGLEFDRRDIPMNKLAVTTLEGGLLVYDMRTQHPTKGFSCVEERNAGRSVGSNGVISGPKATVWTVRHVPQNRDIFLTGGGTGSIRLWQYEYPDRRVIEDADGNKEGVAGKLQMISAVTLSSQPVHSYDWHPDKLGLAVAGAFDQSVRVLITTKLNTL, from the exons ATGGACAAGCCCCAGTTAATCGAACATTTACACGAATCCGTGAACTACACGGTGTACGATACAAAATGGATACCGCTATCGGCTAAATTTGTGGTGCTTGGCTGCAAGCCGAATAGCCATGGAATCATGGACATCTACGAGCTTAACGAGCAAAAGCTGGAGAAGGTCAAGACGGTGGAGAAGAAGGCGGCCTTCAAGTGTGGCACCTTTGGCGCCTCCTCCCTGCGCAATCGACACATGGCCATTGGTGACTTTGAGGGACGACTGCAGGTGCT CGATCTGGAGCATCCGGAGCTGGCAGTGTACAACGTGAAGGCGCACACCGGCATTATAAACTGCATCGATGCTATTGGCGGCACGCAGCTGGAATGTGGAGCACCCGAAATCGTGACTGGAAGTCGCGATGGCGCTATCAAAGTATGGGACATACGCCAGGGTCAGGCACCCGTTGTAGACATATCGCCGCCCTCGCAGATGGGCGATGGTATAAACAGGAGCAATTTACGGCGCGACTGCTGGGCTGTGGCATTTGGGAACACCTACAACGAGGAGGAGCGTATAATTGCCGCTGGATACGATAATGGGGATCTAAAGCTGTTCGATCTGCGTGCGATGGCTGTGCGCTGGGAGGcaaccattaaaaatggcatcTGCGGCCTGGAGTTTGATCGTCGCGATATTCCAATGAACAAGCTGGCGGTGACTACACTGGAGGGTGGTTTGCTGGTCTACGATATGCGCACACAGCACCCGACCAAGGGCTTTAGTTGCGTGGAGGAGCGCAATGCGGGCCGCAGCGTGGGCAGCAATGGCGTCATCAGTGGCCCCAAGGCCACCGTCTGGACTGTGCGCCATGTGCCCCAGAATCGTGATATTTTCTTAACTGGCGGCGGCACCGGCTCCATACGTCTCTGGCAATATGAATATCCCGATCGACGCGTCATTGAGGATGCCGACGGCAACAAAGAGGGCGTCGCCGGCAAACTACAGATGATCAGCGCCGTGACCCTAAGCTCCCAGCCGGTGCACAGCTACGACTGGCACCCCGACAAACTAGGCCTAGCCGTCGCTGGTGCCTTCGACCAGAGCGTGCGCGTGCTCATCACCACAAAATTGAATACGCTTTAG
- the LOC6624207 gene encoding uncharacterized protein, whose product MDLIAEQAAEATQANCDSDYIAKALARAYKSVNLRIESFHSEAVSQRGENFCSVIYRIKVAYRKSENAPLEQGNYILKDLLPIVAEVGSNEKFMFEQILPAMAQLLDKTSLEERKLSADCLFAERAAAKEIYLLEDLGALGYTSLNRQKGLTLEEAQICVHKLAQFHAASMMLLHEQPQLVAQLSPSHYADGVSDPFAQVICLDGAAYAADVVAEMPGMAPIAEKMRAQLSGDYSERLRATVSAKNTAFPVIAHGDLWLNNIMINAEQKKAIIVDFQNCFIGSPAIDLQFFCYTSLQLDVLLHHREQLLQHYNESLCQTLTALNYPGSKPSYAQLLDEMERCLFYGYYGVVCELPICCVSKNAAEDFTVHTFIDAEAIRAKRQQLFANERVLQTLKATLGHFEQQGILNAL is encoded by the exons ATGGATCTAATTGCAGAGCAGGCAGCAGAAGCTACGCAAGCAAACTGTGATTCCGACTATATAGCAAAAGCTCTGGCACGCGCGTATAAAAGCGTAAATTTGCGTATAGAAAGCTTTCACAGCGAGGCAGTTAGTCAGCGCGGCGAAAACTTTTGTAGCGTCATCTATCGGATAAAAGTAGCATATCGCAAAAGCGAAAATGCGCCGCTAGAGCAGGGAAATTATATACTAAAGGACCTGTTGCCCATTGTGGCCGAGGTGGGCTCCAATGAGAAATTCATGTTCGAGCAGATACTGCCCGCCATGGCGCAGTTATTGGACAAAACTTCGCTGGAGGAGCGCAAGTTGAGCGCTGA TTGTCTCTTTGCGGAGCGTGCCGCAGCCAAAGAGATCTATTTGCTGGAGGATCTTGGCGCGTTGGGCTATACATCATTAAATCGCCAAAAGGGCCTGACTCTGGAAGAAGCCCAGATTTGCGTACACAAATTGGCACAGTTCCATGCCGCCTCCATGATGCTGCTGCACGAGCAGCCCCAGCTGGTGGCTCAACTGTCGCCCTCGCACTATGCCGATGGTGTGAGTGATCCCTTCGCCCAAGTCATTTGCTTGGATGGCGCCGCTTATGCAGCAGATGTGGTGGCTGAGATGCCGGGCATGGCGCCAATAGCTGAAAAAATGCGGGCTCAGCTGTCCGGGGATTACTCCGAGCGCTTACGTGCCACGGTCAGTGCCAAAAACACAGCTTTCCCAGTTATTGCCCATGGAGACCTGTGGCTAAATAATATAATGATCAATGCCGAACAGAAAAAGGCAATTATT GTGGATTTCCAGAACTGTTTCATTGGCAGTCCGGCCATCGATCTACAATTCTTTTGCTATACCAGCTTGCAGTTGGACGTGCTACTGCATCACcgggagcagctgctgcagcattaTAACGAAAGTCTCTGCCAGACACTAACTGCTCTCAATTATCCTGGAAGCAAGCCAAGCTATGCCCAACTGCTTGATGAAATGGAACGTTGTCTCTTCTACGGCTACTATGGCGTCGTCTGTGAGCTGCCCATCTGCTGTGTCTCTAAGAATGCCGCTGAGGATTTCACTGTGCACACTTTCATAGACGCTGAGGCCATAAGGGCGAAGCGTCAACAGCTCTTTGCCAACGAACGTGTGCTGCAGACATTGAAAGCCACCTTGGGTCACTTTGAGCAACAGGGCATACTAAATGCGTTGTAA
- the LOC6623235 gene encoding reticulon-1-A, which translates to MVLKRWVKIMELNERMHENIAASWKAWQALLLWHNWRKTALFFCLMLTLLLDMASNPVISVVSVAGAIAISISICYSCYVWAMRKLRKSSAVEHPLKRYLDMDVTISKETAEHLAYVLALKLNPILLRLRSLFLVEDLLDSLKLLMMLCGLNIVGDYVNGMTILVLAFVLLFTLPKLYEWKKKTINKKLQQLQLFKNQLLTPKCKINAVPTATVDPQFMETDLNQKANYMDNELDNNTGQFISYEQDSGQDYTSDHSWQTSDMNIEAFQHIKQS; encoded by the exons GGTAAAAATAATGGAACTTAATGAACGCATGCATGAAAATATTGCCGCTTCATGGAAGGCGTGGCAGGCGCTGCTGCTCTGGCACAACTGGCGCAAGACGGCTCTCTTCTTCTGCCTCATGTTGACGCTGCTCCTGGACATGGCGTCCAATCCGGTAATCAGCGTGGTGAGCGTGGCCGGTGCGATAGCCATCTCCATAAGCATTTGCTATTCCTGCTATGTGTGGGCCATGCGAAAGTTGCGCAAGAGTAGTGCAGTGGAGCATCCTCTTAAACGCTATCTGGACATGGATGTGACCATTTCAAAGGAGACCGCTGAGCATCTGGCCTATGTCCTGGCCCTGAAGCTCAATCCAATACTGTTGCGCTTGCGCTCACTGTTCCTGGTCGAAGATCTGCTCGACTCACTGAAGCTTCTGATGATGCTTTGCGGCCTCAACATTGTGGGCGACTATGTCAATGGAATGACAATCTTGGTGCTGG CTTTCGTGCTGCTCTTCACGCTGCCCAAACTGTACGAATGGAAGAAGAAAACCATCAATAAGAAACTGCAGCAATTGCAACTATTCAAGAACCAGCTGCTGACACCCAAGTGCAAGATCAACGCGGTACCAACTGCCACTGTTGACCCACAGTTTATGGAAACAGATCTCAACCAGAAGGCCAATTACATGGACAACGAGCTCGACAATAACACTGGACAGTTTATTTCCTATGAGCAGGACAGCGGGCAAGACTATACATCCGATCACAGCTGGCAGACTTCGGACATGAACATTGAGGCTTTTCAGCACATCAAGCAGTCGTAA
- the Polr3D gene encoding DNA-directed RNA polymerase III subunit RPC4 yields the protein MASGSAKRQSTMPAKRMPATAQPVAAASSNNNNAAATPVAAPLSNMSNGMSRLTPARDLTLGGRGASAAVKKVFAPNLNAVRNKNINVKTSKDFTQPRGARRGARGAGGATRGRGAGNGNSTLIQTTGVFSEGAGAVHLRKSSSGGSAYARAGDEVTISRKRKDDKSQEQRVRELIGSDDSDDDDSASEESELDKTELNFKPVMLTEGLWHTQKVNIKQETPGIPKPKPDEEDSLAVAQHLQTLHVSVQAGMEEPPAQYGRYPRSIGAFLDAPQSQLFVMQLPNVLPCVADEAEDAPAATEQPASNASAEQPNSPTSASAATGTPKPSLLAQLEEGQIGKILRYRSGRVKLLLGETRFDLDMGLDSGFLQELMSISSNREQRSGNMINLGPIQAKLKATPDWVHLFQQQETAARQPTSATTSIPTAAGSAAT from the exons ATGGCCAGCGGCAGTGCCAAGCGGCAGTCCACAATGCCAGCCAAGAGAATGCCAGCAACAGCGCAACCAGTTGccgcagccagcagcaacaacaacaatgcagcgGCAACTCCCGTTGCAGCGCCCCTGAGCAACATGTCAAACGGAATGTCACGTCTAACGCCAGCAAGAGACTTGACCCTGGGCGGCCGCGGTGCCAGTGCGGCTGTTAAAAAAGTCTTCGCGcccaatttaaatgcagtgcgcaacaaaaatat CAATGTCAAGACGTCGAAGGACTTTACGCAGCCACGAGGTGCTCGTCGCGGAGCACGCGGTGCTGGTGGAGCAACACGAGGACGTGGAGCTGGCAATGGCAACTCCACGCTCATACAAACGACCGGCGTTTTCTCAGAGGGCGCTGGTGCCGTGCATTTGCGCAAATCCTCAAGCGGCGGCTCAGCCTACGCACGCGCCGGCGACGAAGTAACTATATCCCGAAAACGCAAGGATGACAAATCGCAGGAACAGCGAGTAAGGGAGCTGATAGGAAGCGATGACAGCGATGACGACGATTCCGCCAGTGAAGAAAGTGAGCTTGATAAGACTGAACTGAACTTCAAACCGGTGATGCTAACCGAAG gATTGTGGCACACCCAAAAAGTCAACATAAAACAGGAAACACCGGGCATACCGAAACCAAAACCGGACGAAGAAG ACTCGCTAGCTGTAGCCCAGCACTTGCAGACCCTGCACGTTAGTGTCCAGGCTGGCATGGAGGAGCCACCCGCACAATACGGACGTTATCCGCGCAGTATTGGCGCCTTTCTCGATGCGCCACAGTCCCAACTGTTTGTCATGCAGCTTCCTAACGTTCTGCCCTGTGTGGCAGACGAAGCCGAAGATGCGCCTGCAGCCACTGAGCAACCAGCGTCTAATGCCTCGGCAGAGCAGCCCAACAGTCCAACGTCTGCATCCGCGGCCACCGGTACGCCCAAGCCCAGTCTATTGGCACAGTTGGAGGAAGGTCAAATCGGCAAGATATTAAGATATCGTTCGGGCCGCGTTAAATTGCTGCTGGGCGAAACACGCTTCGACTTGGACATGGGTCTGGACTCGGGCTTTTTACAG GAGCTCATGTCCATCAGCAGCAATCGGGAACAGCGCAGCGGAAACATGATCAATCTGGGTCCGATCCAGGCCAAGCTAAAGGCCACTCCCGACTGGGTGCATCTCTTTCAGCAGCAAGAGACAGCCGCCAGGCAACCAACATCCGCGACAACTAGCataccaacagcagcaggctcTGCCGCCACGTAG
- the LOC6622197 gene encoding tetratricopeptide repeat protein 27, with amino-acid sequence MLEEELSEYFLCNFNDAQQLEDLPADERLRKLWTSEELWTVDELQTIIKRWQESPQQQPNGNEEAAQLLNDFLQLIFAFVQNNFTGPFDKLAACTEMLTDLELAQSDALEQLKASGEELNPNVKTAQFLLIAKQMLDTLISAQPTSKLLCWWRLRVVCLHQHILDDLASALYEQFKLAAAELRPHVAAFARKELQALLLLELANGYLQFHRSDLACQTLDELCEHLQVELKVEGLLGVRTKFQQKPLPQLCLKVVQQSEDLGLPTALLSNAQTALPQLLLLEDDTRLERIRFIEPKDNEVMTLPSVLQALVLAKVKQLKRSQPKDRLADEQLEPYTQTLLYQQHGPLQVRQAALLLNCQQESGQRRTVERSWKQCEECVKLLDNVEKHTLRTRLSYGFAAFLQPKWQVQLQLVDLLRSLGMTKTALDICLQIHAWQQVIECYTSLELRHKAAEIIRQELEKQPTVLLYCLLGDAVDDPQCYEQAWLHSKQTSGKAQAYWGNYFYRRADFTQAIGHYELSLEINALQESILLRCGYSAIQLERWEAAVKWYLAYTHLEPNGFESWNNLAKALIKLGDKERAHRLLGEALKCNYNNWKVWENYMLVSVDTSHWEDAMRAYQRLGELKQHFLDEEVLTRIVYGIARQMQSDCPSEAMSSSLQRRITQLLGQQCVQHGNEPMVWELSALVAATPLKKAERLVKSYRAYTAKQLNWETKSAHAKKALSLCQEAAELALAAIKEHAADESEAMITSQLNSSRLASTSCLNALKRASLVEVPKEQADQMQQLEQQLTELTSIVQQRMQRN; translated from the exons ATGCTGGAGGAAGAGTTAAGCGAATATTTTTTGTGCAATTTCAACGATGCACAGCAGCTGGAGG ATTTGCCGGCTGACGAGCGGCTGCGAAAGCTGTGGACTAGTGAAGAGTTGTGGACAGTGGATGAGCTACAGACAATTATTAAACGGTGGCAGGAGAgcccacagcagcagccgaatgGGAACGAGGAAGCAGCACAATTGCTAAATGATTTtctgcaattgatttttgcgTTTGTGCAAAACAATTTCACCGGACCCTTCGACAAGCTGGCGGCCTGCACAGAAATGCTGACAGATTTGGAGCTGGCGCAAAGCGATGCCCTGGAGCAGCTAAAAGCAAGCGGCGAGGAGCTGAATCCAAATGTGAAGACTGCGCAATTCTTGCTTATAGCAAAGCAAATGCTTGATACATTAATTTCTGCCCAGCCCACGTCGAAG CTGCTTTGCTGGTGGCGTTTGCGTGTAGTTTGCCTACATCAGCATATACTGGACGACTTGGCCAGCGCTCTATACGAGCAATTCAAATTGGCCGCTGCCGAGTTGCGTCCGCACGTGGCAGCCTTTGCCCGAAAGGAGTTGCAGGCGCTGTTGCTACTTGAATTAGCCAATGGCTATTTGCAGTTCCATCGTTCCGATTTGGCATGCCAGACATTGGATGAACTATGCGAGCATCTGCAGGTCGAACTGAAGGTAGAGGGCCTACTGGGCGTGCGTACCAAGTTCCAGCAGAAGCCACTGCCTCAGCTTTGCCTGAAGGTGGTGCAGCAGTCGGAGGATTTGGGCTTGCCAACGGCACTGCTGAGCAATGCGCAGACAGCGCTGCCTCAACTGCTGCTCCTTGAGGATGATACGCGTCTGGAGCGCATACGCTTTATCGAGCCAAAGGACAACGAGGTGATGACACTTCCTAGCGTGCTGCAAGCGCTCGTGCTGGCTAAGGT CAAGCAACTGAAGCGATCCCAGCCCAAGGATCGCTTGGCAGATGAGCAGCTGGAGCCCTATACGCAAACGCTTCTCTATCAGCAGCATGGACCGCTGCAGGTGCGCCAAGCAGCGCTGCTGCTGAACTGCCAGCAGGAATCAGGCCAGCGGCGCACTGTTGAGCGTAGCTGGAAGCAGTGTGAGGAGTGCGTCAAGCTGTTGGACAACGTGGAGAAGCATACGCTGCGAACACGGCTATCCTACGGTTTTGCCGCCTTTCTGCAGCCCAAGTGGCAggtgcagctgcaactggtCGATCTGCTGCGTTCGCTGGGCATGACAAAGACTGCGCTGGATATATGTCTGCAGATCCACGCCTGGCAGCAGGTCATCGAGTGCTACACAAGCCTAGAGCTGCGGCATAAAGCAGCAGAGATTATACGGCAGGAGCTAGAGAAGCAACCCACCGTTCTGCTATACTGTCTGCTGGGCGATGCTGTCGATGATCCCCAGTGCTACGAGCAGGCCTGGCTTCATTCCAAGCAAACCAGCGGCAAGGCTCAAGCCTATTGGGGCAACTACTTCTATAGGCGCGCGGATTTCACGCAGGCCATCGGGCACTACGAGCTGTCGCTGGAGATCAATGCGCTGCAGGAATCAATTTTGCTGCGCTGCGGCTACTCTGCCATACAGCTGGAGCGTTGGGAGGCGGCTGTCAAATGGTATCTCGCCTACACGCATCTGGAGCCAAATGGTTTTGAGTCTTGGAACAATCTGGCCAAGGCTCTTATCAAGCTGGGCGACAAGGAGCGGGCACATCGTCTGCTCGGCGAAGCACTCAAgtgcaactacaacaactggAAGGTGTGGGAGAACTATATGCTTGTGTCGGTGGACACCAGCCACTGGGAGGATGCGATGCGTGCGTATCAGCGCCTCGGCGAGCTCAAGCAGCACTTTCTGGACGAGGAGGTGCTCACGCGCATTGTCTACGGCATTGCCAGGCAAATGCAGTCCGATTGCCCATCCGAAGCCATGTCCAGTTCACTGCAACGCCGCATCACTCAGCTGCTGGGCCAACAATGCGTGCAGCATGGCAACGAGCCAATGGTCTGGGAATTGTCCGCCTTGGTTGCGGCGACGCCACTTAAAAAGGCCGAGCGATTGGTCAAATCGTATCGCGCTTACACGGCGAAACAGCTTAACTGGGAGACGAAGTCCGCACACGCCAAGAAGGCGCTGAGCCTGTGCCAGGAGGCAGCCGAGCTGGCACTGGCTGCCATCAAGGAGCATGCAGCGGATGAAAGTGAGGCCATGATTACATCGCAGCTCAACTCCAGCCGCTTAGCGTCCACTTCCTGCCTGAATGCGTTGAAGCGTGCCAGCCTAGTGGAGGTGCCGAAAGAGCAGGCGGATCAAATGCAGCAGTTGGAGCAGCAGCTCACAGAGTTGACCAGTATTGTACAGCAGCGTATGCAACGCAACTAG